The following is a genomic window from Rhododendron vialii isolate Sample 1 chromosome 9a, ASM3025357v1.
tgagagctctttgacaGAGGGAGCGCCCGCCAGAGTGACAACCACAGCTTCCAGAGTGAAGTTCGGTCAAAATAATTGGGACCTCGGTTGGATGAACCACTCTTAGATATGGCCCTGTGAAGCTTTTTCTATAGAGTTGGCTGTGCTTAGAGATCCAATAGTAGGCTGCTTTACTGCGTAcacggtgggcctcctttttgtccgaGGGTAGCATATCGTCTTTGAGGAACgagacgatttcatccatccaacttgggctGAGGGAAATGTTGAATACTTCTTTCGAGACGTCGAAGCTTGGCTGGTGGATCTCGCCGAGGCTGATGTGTCGGTAttcagatgctttgcttgccgaggCCAAACTTGCTAGAGCGTCGGCGTGagcgttgttctctctgttgatctgttcgatttggaATCCCTTGAACCCTCGGATTAACTCTAGAGCCGTAGCTTGATACTTAATCATtcttgggtcccgagcttcataatcaCCTGTTACTTGATTGACGATCAGCTGAGAGTCACAGAAAACTTGTAggtcttcaacttgtaaacttgCCGCGGCTCGGAGACCAGCAAGcagagcttcatattcggcttcgttgtttgtggcttggaagttgattgtgatagcaATTTCATGAAGGATGCCACAAGGGTTTACAAGGACAACCCCTGCACCCGCGccgttgctgtttgatgccCCATCAACGTGTAACTTCCAAACGTCTCCGCTGAATAAGTTCCAAGTTTTTCGAGCCTCTTGTTGTTCTAGCATTCCATAATTTGGCTTCACCAATGTTTCTTCGTCCGGGCTTCCAGGGGTGAATTCAGCAATGAAGCCTGCCAATACTTGGGCCTTGATTGCAGTTCGAGGCTCAAagtggatatcaaaatttgctaattcgaTCGCCCATTGAGATACTCTGCTTGATAGGTCAGCCTTCCTCAAGAGATTTTTAAGTGGAAACTGCGTGAGAACTATGATGGGGTGCTCTTGAAAGTAAGGGAGCAATTTTCGAGCTGCTGtaaccaatgctagaagaagcttctccagTGGCAGATATCTAGTCTGTGCTGGGAGTAAGGTTCGGCGAGAAAAGTAGATTGGTTGGTCCTCAAGGCCTTCCCGTCGGACAAGTGCCGAGCTTACGGCATGTGGAGAGACAGctaaatagagatggagagtttCAAAAGCTACTGGTTTGGCAAGAAGAGGGGCCGAACAAAGATAGGATTTCAGCTCGGTGAGGGCTGCATCACAATCTTCCGTCCATTTGAAACTTCGTCGGCTTTGCTTCTTAAGAGTTTGGAAGAAGACATGGCATTTATCTGACGAGCGGCTAATAAATctgttgagagccgctgccatcccggttagcttctgaatttcccgaggGGTGGATGGtggtttcaattgctgaatagcTGAGATCTGGTTCGGATCTGCTTCAATACCACGCCTAGTAACCAAATAGCCGAGGAACTTCCCGGAGCTAACTCCGAAGGCGCATTTGTCGGCGTTAAGCCGTAGCTTGTGCTTCTTCAATATTGCAAAGACCTCggcaagatgagagaggtgGTTCTCGGCCTTGAGACTTTTGACGACCATATCGTCAATATAAGCCTCCATGATTTCTCCGATGAGAATTCCGAACAACAGGAATACCATTCTTTGAAATGTAGCCCCCATATTCTTAAGGCCGAACGGCATAACCAGGTAGCAGAAGGGGCCTCTGGGTGTGATGAATGCCGTCTTTTCCATATCGTCGGGATCCATGGCTATCTGATGGTAACCTCGATAACcatccaagaaactcagccGAGCATGACCCGCTGTTGCGTCTACCAATTGATCAATCTTTGGAAGGGGTAGGCAGTCTTTaggacaagcatcattcaagttggtgtagtccacgcagactctccatttttcattcttcttcttcaccaccacagggttcacgagccaagtggggtattgcacttctttgATGGCGCCAGCTTCGAGGAGTTTGTCCACTTCTTCATTTACTGCATCGGCATGAATAGTGGCCGACCGCCGAGGCTTCTGAATCACAagctttgctgattttgaaactttgaggaAGTGCTGGATGAGCTTTGGGTCAATGCCTGGCATGTCATACGGCGTCCAAGCGAAAACTTCAATGTTGCTCTTGAGGAACTGCAAGGTTTCTTCACTCTCGGCTTGGGGTAGACCGGCGCCGAGCATGAAGTATCGTGATGCATCCTCGTTGAGTGGGAATTTAATAAGATCCTCAATTGATTTTtcttcaggaagagatccgacgtcttcgaggactggtttgtcagggacttcaacccaatgtactcGTTTGGAGCTTGATGACTTTCCGATGGCCGAGACGTAACATTGTCTGGCTTGTAACTGGTCTCCGAACAGATCTTCTTGTCTGCCGTTTGCGCCGATGTACCTGACCacttggtggtaggttgaggcgacggcTTTTATTAAATGGAGCCAATTTCAGCCAAGGAtcgcgttgtatgggctcggggCGTCCACAACGACGAACTTGAGATTAGAGGCAACCGAGCCTGTAACAACAGGGAGGGTAATCCGTCCAAGAGGCCAAACGGGATTGCCACTGAATCCGATCAGAGGGACTTCAGCCGGGAGAAGGCACGATTCTGGAATTTTGAGCTCCTTGAAGAGAGACAAGTACATTActtctgccgagcttccttgatcaataagcacccttttgacagagtgagttgagatttggattgtgaccaccagagcgtcgctatggggtgtttggacaCGTTGTAGATCTTGCTCGGTGAAAGTGATTGACCAGGGATGCTCAAGCAATTTGGCTCTTTTAGGAGCACgattgatggaaaaaatttgggtaacttTCTCAGCTTTGACGAGCTCTTGACGAAGCtgttttgctgcttcttttgttgttgaCCCATGAATAACGTTGATTACTCCGACTGGACGTGGAATAAGGTTTTGTCCACCAGCGTTCGGCTGTCTCCTCGGCGTTTTTGTCCAGTCaatatgatcatcaagaagtccttgtgccgctagattttccaaaagtgctttATAGGGAGCGCAAGCCGTGGTGTAATGTCCGAGCTCATTATGGTACGAGCATCTCTTTCGACTGTTGTTATTGCATTCTTCTGTGTTCTATTTGGGAGGGTTcggccaaacaaagaacggTTCCCTCTTGATcgtacggaggaggaaataTATTGGCTCTTCGAAAACGGTGGTTTCAGCAATATAGTCATGAGCTTTTGGACCCTTTTTGTCTGCCATcttgactgtgttgacctgcttcttcggctggACAGCAACCACAGGCTTTGGTGGTGCGATTTGGGGCGTTGGGATATGAAGGCTTTGAGGTACGATTGAGTTTTGTCCTCCTTGGAGTTCTTGCTCGgcgaggaactcttcgtaggaacAGAACTGTTCTACCGTCCTTATTAGCTCGTTCATTCCATGAGGCGCCCTTATTGCCAGCTCATCCAAGATTTTGCTTCCTGTTTCTAACCCATTCTTGAAGTTCCTTGCCGCCCAGTATTGATCAACACCGGGTATTTCGTTAAACAATTGCCAATAACGTTCGGCATGTTTCCGAAGTGTTTCGCCTGGCCTCTTCCTCATCTGTGCCAAtgcatcttcttccttggcttgcttgttgctagtaatgaaccgatagttaaaagctctttcaagctctttgaaactatggATCGATCCAGCCTCTAATTGGTTGAACCAAAGCAAGCAGAGGCGCCCAAGACTCGAggggaatgctttgcacatgatggcGTCGTCGTCGGTGACGCATGAGATGGTGCTTCTATAactgatgagatgggtgtatgcATCGGTCGTGCTGGGGTTAAACTTCTGGAATTTTGGGAGGTGGAGACCTAGCTTCGGCAACGTGGCTTGGATCTTCGCCGAGAAGGGTGATTCTGTcagctttttcaattggtattcgTGGGTTGGCCGAGGGGGAAGACCTTCCCGAGCGTTTCGAGACTTCTTCGACGCTCGGTATTcttgttccctttgttttccttcctcCTCGTCTTGCTGTTGTTGagatcccctctctctcttctctatggGGACCCTTCTGTAGTCCTTTTCTGGAAGATTTTCAGTATGATAGACCCTTCGTCGGCTAGGACGATCGTCTTGCCGAACGACCACGCTTACGTTTTTTTCCCGGCGAAGCTTCCAAGCGCTTCCCGAGTTCGTTGCTCGTCCTTCGTAGGCCTTTTCCCGATGGACTTCATCTTGTTCCATACGCTGGCTCTGGGGACCCTTCCCGTTTCTTCGAGGCGTTCGGCTTCTATGCCGTTCGGATTTGTATGGGACGAGAGTCTGATCGTTGTCTTGAAATTCTACGGTATCGTAGCTCTGGGAGCCCTGGGAGTATTCGTCTCCAGCCGATGAACTTGAGAAAATAGTATGCGGGCTCCCCTCTCGTCGCCCTTCTCTTCCTTTAAGTCCTGCACCATTGCCGAGATGTTTATGAACTGGGGAGAGCTGCTGCCTAAGGCGGGCGCTATCCCCAGTTCGGTGGTctgtcaatggtgggtccaGGCGGTCGTGGACTGAGATTCTTTTTAGCCGTGCATCAACTCCCAAAGGAGGAGGGGGTGGCAGGTTTCCTCTCCGGCGCCGTCCCTGAGATCCAGAGTGGGATGCCGTAGGAAATTCTTTGGCCTTAATCTTTTCGATCTCCATTCTTAGAATGGCTACGTCAGCGTTGGTCTGTTCTTGTTGCTGTTCTAGCATTTGTACGTATGCTAGAGCGTCTTCACTCAAGCCCACTGGACGTTGGATGGAAGAGCTTACGCCTGGTGGAGTAAATCCAggagggtgagatggggaggcAGCGTTGATACCGGTTTCAGAGGTGATATGCAAAGAGGAACTGAGGGGTTGAAAAAGAAGAGGTGGGGGTGCTCCGCCCATTTTTTGTTGGAGGGGACTAGTGGAGATCTAGAGGGGTGAAGTTTTTAGGTGCAAAAGAGGTGGTCGAGGTGGAGGAGCCGCCATGGATCTGAGTCAAatgtttcacgtcgggttcaccaaattgtggggctcCATTCCGAATGGTTCGTACTTTCACAATGTTGGTTCGAAATTAGCTCCTGGCTCCTTGCTCAATCCTGCAAaatgaagcacgactaagagaccacgcCGGacgttctccgggatggccctctggtgcaagagtcagtttgcttgTAAGGAAGAGTTTGGAATTGAgagctagggtttcgtttcagcgtacctcttccaagaaggcataatgggatatttataggaaacccttaGCTTGGtttccaagattgcaccaatgctcaacacgcgtcggctgatgtcactgttgcatcacgtttagggttttacaaccgttttcatgatgagctggcaccttcacgtgccaccatcattgtcctcataaccgtttggatgacgtcacaaccatcatcattgccatgGTTACTGTTCTGATGCGGATGAGCCGGATCGTCGGCCAAGCTTcgctcggcaccgagcatgttgtgggaccttcggcaGCTATCCAAACGAACGTATCCTCCACCCCGAGCAGGTGCAGGGAATAGAGCATTTAAAGGAAGTGGTAATTAGCGGGACCCTCGGCTACAgggaccctcggctacggttgctgatccgaacgtccaaagaaagatgtcttggagttgaaaggaATACTGGATCACGTTCGGAAGCTGCTTCGAGCCATTTGGTCGGCCTGCTACATATATAATCGGCACAGATTATCACAAAGCTCGAATCATCTTACTTGTATGGCGCCCCGTGATTCGTCTAACAGCACAATTCGTCTTCTCCGCATAACCTATCTCAATCACCCAAATTGCAAACACAAGAAAACCATTTTATTACCTTTATTTAAACTTTAgaatacaaacacaaaatagaTAGAAAATGTTGAAATCGATTTCATAGACTGCAACAGTGTTCTTGTCCCATAATCCAATCTGAATAAGAAAAGTACAACTATTTAAGCAAAGTTATTTGAGAGTAAGCTTCAATCTTCACCCTAGAAGGGGTGTATAGCAGCACGTGGAGGGGATCTGCAAGCTCTCGCTGATGGCAGACATGGAGATCTCTTCTTGTTGCTCTTGCCTCTCTCTAACCTTCTCACAGAAGTTCAAAACCTGAATATCGAACCGGCATTGCCCTTTTATAGTTATTGGGCtccaaagcaaaacaaaacacgAGTTGCCCGTCAAAACTGGACTGACCACCGTCTGGATGGATTTTTCGGCAGGCTCGGCATAGAATTCATTAAGGGCCCTCCAGACGGCGTGATTGCCATCAGGACGGAGCATGCAAATTGcaacattttccttcttttgatCACCATTCCAGCCTCCAATGTCTTCCACAACACTCCAAGAGCCTTTCGTAAACTCCATTTTGCATCCATTGGTTCACATAACTTGTAAACCCGTGAAACCCATTAAACTCACCAAGTAATTGaataaaataaccaaacaaaagtAAATTGCAGGGCTTAAATTAAGTGAGCACTATCAACTTCACAATCAAATGGCCTCTAGATGAAACAGAAACTTTTTAAGTATTTGCAAAAATAGAACCTGTTAATGAGAGAAACCTGATTCTTTGAAGATCTTCAGTAGTTTTCCCACTTACGACACTCTTTAGGGGAGATAGGATGGGATAATAGAAGCTTGTATCAAGGCATAACAATTGGTGGGACACTAGTGCCTGGAATACGAATTCATCGGAgcgtcaaaaaataattatagttGTGTACGTGCTTGTCCAGAACAGTTTCTACTTGCCCTTCTGCTCCAGATTTTATATTAAGATTAAGAAGAATGAGTTTCCACATAGGAAGTGAAACTGATTACAAATGTTTGGTAAATAGAGAATTGAAATCGTAAATATTATTGCTGCACCTACCTGACAAACATTTCAATTTCCTAACCATTAAGTTGTCTTataggagaagaagaagaagaagaagaagaagaagagataaaTCGACATGATGATAGCACTGACATTCAAAAACCAAGAAATGGCAAATTCGGAGTTACTCTCAAGTCTCTCCTAAGCAACAATGATTGAAAATTTGCTAGTAATATCCTAAATACTCAAAGTTCTAAGACAAAATGACCACAATTAAGGGTAAAAGCACTTAGTAGTACTAGGTGTGGGAAGAACCACATTTGACTTGTGAATACTTCAAAATGATTTCAAAAGAGCTTTCCAAATGATGTCAAAAGAGCTATGGCTACCTGAAGTCTAAAGACACTAATTGATTGACCAATCATTCCATGCCAAAAGACTTTGATGCTTCTCGGTATTAGTCTGGGCCAAGTTCTTTAAACACAGACCCCAATAGAAAGATCAGCAGATTTCAAAACTCAAGGCATTAAGTATGCAACTATCATACATTAGCTTGCGGTTGAAATGGAAAAAACAAGAACATTTTAGTTATTCTGTACAACACCAATGTCCTCTTACCAGCTGAGCATGTGCCAGCTGGACAAACATGGGAGCCAATTCAGCCTCTATGCGATCACTAGCCATATTCTCTTCCATTAGAAACTCGAGACCAATTCTGTCTAAGAGCGAAAAGTCTTGCTTCTTTCTAAGAAGTAACATAGTAAAACAGTCGGAAGCTACAATGAGAATGTCCAATGcatgttagagattttcaaaataaaagagtcgttttggttttgtgaatttctttgtttccttagaaagcttgttttcctttttgtgagctttgtcccacattggttagttgagagatgttggagtggcATATATTATGGAACATTCCTAATATAAGTAaataatgatctagtgtggtgtaGCCCTATGGTGCAAAGCACCATACCAGCGGAGCCGGTCGTTTGCACCAGTATGCACGCGCGCGCGGCGTGTGTtgtggtgcattgtggcgctttagcAGCGCACTTTGCACGTCAGCGCTAGGCGCCATTTCTCattgcgagttggcagtaaggtggCGCTGAAGTGGATACCGCGTGTCACACATGTGGCAGGTGAGTCACACGGGGTGGTTTCGATCAGGTGCAACTCGAGCGTACGGGTGCGCTGGTTCGTGGAGTTGCGATCGCAGT
Proteins encoded in this region:
- the LOC131299507 gene encoding uncharacterized protein LOC131299507, with protein sequence MLGAGLPQAESEETLQFLKSNIEVFAWTPYDMPGIDPKLIQHFLKVSKSAKLVIQKPRRSATIHADAVNEEVDKLLEAGAIKEIDQLVDATAGHARLSFLDGYRGYHQIAMDPDDMEKTAFITPRGPFCYLVMPFGLKNMGATFQRMVFLLFGILIGEIMEAYIDDMVVKSLKAENHLSHLAEVFAILKKHKLRLNADKCAFGVSSGKFLGYLVTRRGIEADPNQISAIQQLKPPSTPREIQKLTGMAAALNRFISRSSDKCHVFFQTLKKQSRRSFKWTEDCDAALTELKSYLCSAPLLAKPVAFETLHLYLAVSPHAVSSALVRREGLEDQPIYFSRRTLLPAQTRYLPLEKLLLALVTAARKLLPYFQEHPIIVLTQFPLKNLLRKADLSSRVSQWAIELANFDIHFEPRTAIKAQVLAGFIAEFTPGSPDEETLVKPNYGMLEQQEARKTWNLFSGDVWKLHVDGASNSNGAGAGVVLLIVNQVTGDYEARDPRMIKYQATALELIRGFKGFQIEQINRENNAHADALASLASASKASEYRHISLGEIHQPSFDVSKEVFNISLSPSWMDEIVSFLKDDMLPSDKKEAHRVRSKAAYYWISKHSQLYRKSFTGPYLRVVHPTEGNGQAEATNKTVCIVIKRRLDSKRGKWAEELPRVLWAYRSTPRRSTGQTPFAMAFGMEAVIPLESRFPTLRTETFNPQTNNDAVATELILAEEKRDDAQLKLANYQQEVARGYNRSVRLKKFRTDNWVWRKLRSDFFTTNTLWLGQFDFQPRLDQSYWFGYVHNLT